The Coleofasciculus chthonoplastes PCC 7420 sequence TTTAATTATGGGACCTGCCTGTACCCGTGCTTGTCCCTACTGCGATATTGATTTCGAGAAGAAACCCAAACCCCTTGATCCTACAGAACCCACGCGATTAGCGGAAGCAGTAGGGCGACTGAAACTTCAGCATGTGGTAATTACTTCGGTGAATCGGGATGATTTACCTGATGGGGGTGCTTCTCAGTTTGTCCACTGCATTGAAGCGATTCGCGCTATCTCGCCTCAAACCACCATCGAGGTATTAATTCCAGATTTGTGTGGGAATTGGGATGCCCTAGCTACCATTTTGCAAGCCAAACCTGAAGTTCTCAACCATAATACCGAAACCATCCCCCGACTCTATCGACGAGTACGCCCTCAAGGAGATTATCCGCGATCGCTTGAACTTCTTCAACGCACTCATGAACTCGCCCCTTGGATTTACACCAAATCTGGCATCATGGTGGGATTAGGTGAAACTGACGCCGAAGTGCGCCAAGTGATGCAGGATATGCGAGCCGTCAATTGTGATATTCTCACCATTGGGCAATATCTTCAACCTACTCAAAAGCACTTAGGCGTGACTGACTTTATCACCCCAGAACAGTTTGATACTTGGCGAGAGTTTGGCGAATCTATCGGCTTTTTACAAGTTGTCTCCTCTCCCCTCACCCGCAGTTCCTATCATGCTGGAGAGGTGAGATCATTAATGCAGCGCTATCCCCGAAAAGCGCCGATGCTGGGTTGAATGTAGAGACGTGCCATGGCACGTCTCATGGCACTTTAGAGTTTGTAGTAAGCGCTTTAGCGCTTCTGGCACTAAAGTGCCTACTACGAACCCAGCTTAAGTCAGTGCCATTCAACTTAAGATGAGGAACGCTTGTGTTGAATAATCGCTTGGCGAAAACCTAACACGACCAAAATATTAGATAGGGTGAGAAAAAACTCAGCACTCCCATGCAACCAATCCACATTGGCTAATTGTTCCCCAAACGCAACCTTGGCATAAATTCCCGCCGGAATCGTCACTCCCACAAACACCAATAGCGCATAAAATCCAATCAGTGCCAACCGTGGGGTTTGTCCGGAACGAGTTAGAAACCACAAAAAACCTAGGTAAGGGAATAAGGAAACTGCAAACAAAGTGTCTTTAGAAATCATCACATTATCGATTAACGTAGGGGCGCATAGACGTGCGCCCTTGTTCATTACCCCTCTGAATGAGTATTTTGGCTAAACAACATCAACGGGTGTTTGAGATTTTTCCGATTCGCTGCTATCACTCTGATCAGCTTTTCGCGCACAACGCCAAATCCACCAAGCGGCAGTACAAAGGGTAATATTTCCTAATACCGTCATCGAGGCTTGCAGGGTAACTAACCAATCCAACGATTCAGGATTGTCAAAAAAGTGCCAGGTACAAGCACACATCGCACCGACTAAGGCAGGAAACATGGCACAAGATAATGCCCACCAGTAACGATTGCCTGTAATGTCACCATAACTCCAGATTAACCAGATAGCGGCAATCCATTCGATAACGCTAGAGACGTGAATGATCCACGTTGGAACTGAAAGGGCATGCATAGAAAAAGTTTACTTGACGCGATCGCACAACCTCAATCATTCTAACCCCCACTGTCGCTCTTTTGCCTTAGGTCTAAAACAGTATGTAGATAGCTGATCGCGCCCTCGACTCTGGCACAATACAATAACTGAGGGGACTACTACATAATAAACGAATGGCTCGTACCCCAAAATTAACCTTTGACCGAGGAACCCTACTCCTCCATCCACCCCCACGGGGTAAGGCGTGGGTGGATTATGCGACATGGGATGATCGGGTGGAAAAGTTTCGGATTCCAGGGATGCACTATCGCCCCCTGGTGGAAATGCTGCAAGCCTCTGAGGTTGATTTTATTGATGATGCGAAGGAATTTATTCCTTTGGAGTTGGTTTGCAGTTTTGAGATGGAACCCTATCCCCATCAACAGGAAGCCTTATTAGCCTGGAAATTAGCAGGGCGTCGCGGGGTAGTGGTACTACCTACCGCCGCCGGAAAAACCTATCTGGCTCAACTGGCGATGCAATCGACGCCTCGCAGTACGTTAATTGTTGTACCCACCTTGGATTTAATGCATCAATGGTACGCGCAGTTAGAAGCTGCGTTTCCGGATGTGGAGGTAGGATTACTGGGGGGAGGTTCGCGCGATCGCACACCCATCCTAATTGCTACTTATGATAGCGCTACGATTCACGCCGAATCCCTGGGAAATCAATACGGGTTGTTAATATTTGACGAATGTCACCACCTACCCACCGACTTTTATCGCGCCATTGCTGAATATGCGATCGCACCCTACCGACTCGGACTTACGGCTACCCCAGAACGTACTGATGGGCGTCATAATGACCTAGATGGCTTAATCGGTCAACAGGTCTATCGCAAAAGCCCCGATGACTTGGCTGGGTTAGCCTTGGCAGAACATAAGGTGGTGCAGATTAAAGTCAAACTATCACACCAAGAGCGCGATCGCTACGATGCTTGTCTGAAACTGCGGAATGATTTTTTAAGAGAGTCGAATATTTACCTAAGTAGTTTAGACGGATGGCAACGGTTTGTGCAAGCCAGTGCCGGTTCTCAACAAGGGCGTCGCGCTATGTTAGCCCATCGGGAATCTAAGGAAATTGCTTTAGGAACGGAAGGGAAATTACGAGTATTAGCCGATTTAGTCGCGAAACATTATCCGGAACGGATCTTGGTCTTCACGAATGATAATGCCACAGTTTATCGGATTTCCCAAGAATTGCTGATTCCCGCGATTACCCACCACACTCCCGTCAAAGAACGTCACGAGATTCTCCAACGATTTCGCGAGGGAGACTATAAAATCTTGGTCGCCTCCCATGTTTTAAATGAAGGGGTTGATGTTCCTGATGCACGAGTGGCGATTATTTTATCGGGAACAGGTTCAGAACGGGAATATGTGCAGCGATTAGGGCGAGTGTTACGCAAGGGAACTGATCAGAATAAGTTGGCGATATTGTATGAAGTCATTGCGGAAAATACCAGTGAAGAAGGTACTTCTCAACGGCGACGCGGTTCTAGTGGAAAAGCCAAAGCTAAACCCAAACCTAAACCCAAGGAAGTGGAGAAGCCGAAGCATCGACAGTTGGAAATTTTACCTTCTCAACCTTACGAAGTGAAACCTTCTCAGTCGCCGAAAGCTGCCGAGTCTCCGGGTAAGTATGACGTATGATAGAGTTTGGTAGTTGCGCTTTAGTGCTATAAAAGCTACATCGCTTACTATAAGTTTCATTCAGATTAAGTCCGTTTTTAACGCAGAGGTTCGCAGAGGTTGGCGCAGAGGGACGCAGAGGTTTCCAGAGGAG is a genomic window containing:
- a CDS encoding DEAD/DEAH box helicase family protein; this translates as MARTPKLTFDRGTLLLHPPPRGKAWVDYATWDDRVEKFRIPGMHYRPLVEMLQASEVDFIDDAKEFIPLELVCSFEMEPYPHQQEALLAWKLAGRRGVVVLPTAAGKTYLAQLAMQSTPRSTLIVVPTLDLMHQWYAQLEAAFPDVEVGLLGGGSRDRTPILIATYDSATIHAESLGNQYGLLIFDECHHLPTDFYRAIAEYAIAPYRLGLTATPERTDGRHNDLDGLIGQQVYRKSPDDLAGLALAEHKVVQIKVKLSHQERDRYDACLKLRNDFLRESNIYLSSLDGWQRFVQASAGSQQGRRAMLAHRESKEIALGTEGKLRVLADLVAKHYPERILVFTNDNATVYRISQELLIPAITHHTPVKERHEILQRFREGDYKILVASHVLNEGVDVPDARVAIILSGTGSEREYVQRLGRVLRKGTDQNKLAILYEVIAENTSEEGTSQRRRGSSGKAKAKPKPKPKEVEKPKHRQLEILPSQPYEVKPSQSPKAAESPGKYDV
- a CDS encoding DUF3593 domain-containing protein, whose amino-acid sequence is MISKDTLFAVSLFPYLGFLWFLTRSGQTPRLALIGFYALLVFVGVTIPAGIYAKVAFGEQLANVDWLHGSAEFFLTLSNILVVLGFRQAIIQHKRSSS
- the lipA gene encoding lipoyl synthase; translated protein: MVVKPEWLRVKAPQWQRVGNVKDILRDLALNTVCEEASCPNIGECFNAGTATFLIMGPACTRACPYCDIDFEKKPKPLDPTEPTRLAEAVGRLKLQHVVITSVNRDDLPDGGASQFVHCIEAIRAISPQTTIEVLIPDLCGNWDALATILQAKPEVLNHNTETIPRLYRRVRPQGDYPRSLELLQRTHELAPWIYTKSGIMVGLGETDAEVRQVMQDMRAVNCDILTIGQYLQPTQKHLGVTDFITPEQFDTWREFGESIGFLQVVSSPLTRSSYHAGEVRSLMQRYPRKAPMLG
- a CDS encoding DUF2499 domain-containing protein, with protein sequence MHALSVPTWIIHVSSVIEWIAAIWLIWSYGDITGNRYWWALSCAMFPALVGAMCACTWHFFDNPESLDWLVTLQASMTVLGNITLCTAAWWIWRCARKADQSDSSESEKSQTPVDVV